Part of the Tolypothrix sp. PCC 7910 genome, CAGCTATTGGCATTACCAATCAACGAGAAACTACTATAGTCTGGGATCGCAAAACAGGTAAGCCGATTTACAATGCGATCGTTTGGCAGGATCGTCGCACTGCTGCTGATTGCGATCAACTGAAAGCAGCGGGGTACGAGACAACATTCCAGCAAAAAACAGGATTAGTAATCGATGCTTACTTTAGCGGCACTAAAGTTAAATGGTTACTTGATAATGTACCTTACGCCCGCGAAAAAGCCGAACGCGGAGAACTAGCATTTGGCACCGTTGATAGCTGGTTAATGTGGAAACTCACTCAGGGAGAACTCCATATTACAGATGTCACTAATGCTTGCAGAACTTTGTTGTTCAATATTCATACTCAGCAATGGGATGATGAATTGCTGTCCATACTCAATATTCCCCGTTCCCTACTCCCAGAAGTGCGGAGTTCATCAGAGGTGTATGGATATACATCCGAAGGTATTTTTGGTAGCCGCATTCCTATTGCAGGTATCGCTGGAGACCAACAAGCTGCGACTTTTGGGCAAGCATCATTGCAATCAGGTATGGCGAAAAATACTTACGGCACAGGTTGCTTTATACTGCTGAATACAGGGAATCAGCCCATGCAATCTAACCACAAATTGCTGACTACGATCGCTTGGCGCATTAATGGACGTACTGACTATGCTTTAGAAGGTAGCGTATTTATTGCTGGCGCAGTTGTGCAATGGTTGCGTGATGGATTGGAAATAATCAAGCACAGTGCAGATGTTGAAGCCTTAGCTGGTAGCGTTCCTGATACTGGTGGCGTGTATTTTGTACCTGCGTTCGTCGGTTTAGGCGCACCTTATTGGGACAGTTACGCTCGTGGTACGATTACTGGTTTAACTCGCGGTTCAACTAGTGCCCATATTGCCCGCGCAGCCCTAGAAAGCATAGCCTATCAAACTGCTGACGTAATTGAGGCGATGCGCCAAGACTCTCAGCTACATCTGCGGGAACTGCGGGTAGATGGCGGTGCATCTCGCAATAATCTATTAATGCAATTTCAGGCAGATATTTTAGGTGTACCCGTTGTGCGTCCCAAAATTACTGAAACTACAGCTTTGGGTGCTGCTTACTTAGCAGGTTTAGCGATTGGTTATTGGGAAAGCGAAGCCGAAATTTTGCAGCAATGGCAAGCCGATCAATGGTTTGAGCCGAAAATCAGTGCCGATCATCGCTTAAGTTTACTAGACTCATGGCATCAGGCGATCGCGCAAACAAGACATAGGTAGTAGGTAATGGGTAATGGGTAATTGGTAATTGGTAATTAAGAATTACGACGGTTGCAAGTCTCTAAGCCAGACGTTCAATTAAGCGATCGCCTACACGTAAAGCATTGGCGATAATTGTCAGAGTTGGGTTAACAGCAGCGCTGGAACGGAAGAAACTGCCATCAACTACATATAAATTATCAACGTCATGGGTGCGGCAATTGATATCTAATACGGAAGTTTTGGGATCTTCTCCAAAGCGACAAGTACCGCATTGGTGCGCCACGCCTTGCAAAGGTAGTTTTTTGCGGAAATAGAAGGAGGCGGGAATAATTTTTTCACCGCAACCAATCATTTTTAGTACTTGCGTCCAGCGATTGAGTAGTCGATTGTAGGCTTCGGTGTTGTTTTCGGTGTAATTTAACTGTACAGAATTATTTCTCAGCATGACACGATTGTTAGAATCGGGTAAATCTTCAGCAGTCAGCCACCAGTCTACCGAATGAGTTGCGATCGCTTCAAATGTATGTCGTTCTCGAAACGAAAGCCCTAAAACCGATGGCGATTCTTGAGCAATCATATCAGCATTGACTTTACCTAGTAATTGCACATGACCCATTGGATAATCATAATCTTCATCACCCCAGTAAAAATCATTAATTGCTAGGGTTTTTTGAAAAGAGGTAGGATTGGATTTTAAACTGACTCCAATTATCGCCCCATTTTGATGCTTCATGAAGTTGCGTCCCACTTGATCAGAACTATTCGCCAATCCATTGGGATGCTGATCGTTAGCTGAACGTAAAAACAA contains:
- the glpK gene encoding glycerol kinase GlpK, whose amino-acid sequence is MTKYILAFDQGTTSSRSIIFNRDGDMLTVAQKEFTQIFPQPGWVEHDADEIWSSQVGVANEALARIGMKASDIAAIGITNQRETTIVWDRKTGKPIYNAIVWQDRRTAADCDQLKAAGYETTFQQKTGLVIDAYFSGTKVKWLLDNVPYAREKAERGELAFGTVDSWLMWKLTQGELHITDVTNACRTLLFNIHTQQWDDELLSILNIPRSLLPEVRSSSEVYGYTSEGIFGSRIPIAGIAGDQQAATFGQASLQSGMAKNTYGTGCFILLNTGNQPMQSNHKLLTTIAWRINGRTDYALEGSVFIAGAVVQWLRDGLEIIKHSADVEALAGSVPDTGGVYFVPAFVGLGAPYWDSYARGTITGLTRGSTSAHIARAALESIAYQTADVIEAMRQDSQLHLRELRVDGGASRNNLLMQFQADILGVPVVRPKITETTALGAAYLAGLAIGYWESEAEILQQWQADQWFEPKISADHRLSLLDSWHQAIAQTRHR